The Rhodocytophaga rosea genome has a segment encoding these proteins:
- a CDS encoding transporter substrate-binding domain-containing protein, giving the protein MNLTRQFIFCSTILLLLSSCKNFPKDPSHTLEKVKNGTLLVGYSENPPFVIKTSHEPTGLEADLVKAFANTLNARLEWRNDTEARLFESLKKKEIHLVIAGITKDTPWQDKAGITRPYLETKDKKYVMALQLGENAFLIELEKFLEAHKEQIEKKASL; this is encoded by the coding sequence ATGAACCTAACCAGGCAGTTTATTTTTTGTAGTACAATTCTGTTATTACTTTCAAGCTGTAAAAATTTTCCTAAAGACCCCTCGCATACCTTAGAAAAGGTAAAAAACGGAACTTTACTGGTGGGATATTCTGAAAATCCTCCCTTTGTAATTAAAACCTCTCATGAGCCTACAGGTTTGGAAGCAGACTTGGTAAAAGCCTTTGCCAACACACTAAATGCACGACTCGAATGGAGAAATGATACAGAAGCCAGATTATTTGAAAGCCTGAAGAAAAAGGAAATCCATCTGGTGATTGCCGGTATTACCAAAGATACACCCTGGCAAGACAAGGCAGGTATTACCAGGCCCTATCTGGAAACGAAAGATAAAAAGTATGTAATGGCCCTTCAACTGGGAGAAAATGCTTTTCTGATCGAGCTGGAAAAATTTTTAGAAGCCCACAAAGAGCAGATTGAGAAAAAAGCAAGCTTATGA
- a CDS encoding MFS transporter: MIICVYTSLSIFIRAFNVHLIQKLHWTDTYLSTLSGSYVLMGSILIIIISGLLTDRLGTHKMLITIMIIISCYMLVFNSLSALWRNVSVSSVGLLIYYLFDPSFSVAAMPMLMFICRKGIEGSQFTTYMSLVNFCDVAGAYLSGYALLWLSAPIIGSLCGIAILGALLYLYLIRDTHPVRL; encoded by the coding sequence GTGATTATATGCGTATACACCAGTCTGAGTATTTTTATCCGGGCATTTAATGTACATCTCATTCAGAAACTCCACTGGACGGATACCTATTTGTCTACCCTAAGCGGATCTTATGTGCTGATGGGAAGTATACTCATCATCATTATAAGCGGATTATTGACAGATAGATTGGGAACACACAAAATGCTGATAACCATAATGATTATTATCAGTTGCTATATGCTTGTATTTAATTCACTATCCGCATTATGGAGAAACGTATCGGTGTCTTCGGTGGGTTTGTTGATTTATTACCTGTTCGACCCTAGTTTTAGTGTGGCTGCGATGCCGATGTTAATGTTCATTTGCCGCAAAGGCATTGAAGGTTCCCAGTTTACTACTTATATGTCGCTGGTAAATTTTTGTGATGTGGCTGGCGCTTATCTATCAGGTTATGCTTTGTTATGGCTATCTGCACCTATTATCGGTTCACTTTGTGGAATTGCTATTCTTGGAGCCTTACTATACTTATATTTAATCAGAGATACTCATCCGGTCCGTCTTTAG
- a CDS encoding OmpA family protein, translating to MKKLLLISLFMIVRFSALMAQQQYYNWQISAGIGAMGYSGDLSYKVSSAKVNFPAYRLSVGRNISPSLAITLQGMYGQISANDRARDWHGNVQTNNPNFSRALNFQTDIRSADLLLSYRLNNGMVLSKHAFFAPYLFAGIGLTNFTVFGDLYNESGQKYYYWSDQTIRNQPQQPANINTAQVISQDGRFETNLTNLATEKTYPTTVWSIPAGAGVNLRISDRISANIQAGASFAFSGYLDDVNGNYRNEYTTPQQAYAANPSGIISGSRGNNKNDVYLSAFVSLAYHFNFKKKAFQTPLVYTGYSSPQPLAYENDASQPDDPLPAIQNAPAITNQITPPVTPQAPVQAELQKTGQEPTKQTVDINLRVIVENGKTSVDTIQIPVSSSNPTQRIYTDNISSTKILYDSTNIRLTDTSLPLQNRQSIVPQDNSLRQEMNLMRRELDSLKSVRQVPVPGLMYTDSIQPGRQVETTQALRNNNPVAAGENTRIRALEQEVESLRNSLERERTLNTNARTTPPQVIIRETPVNNYDRRPATGLSVGVPLIQEKNYSKEELSALKTEVSSIQTQLDSLRAQKQIAQDTTVDSRIDSLMTLINRIERLNTSASNSSPSPANNTIMGNDTTARQLIDSLQVQIAGLNQSLASAQAKMAKEMDSLSSGVPLSALGSTVIYYDINVSKLNSNDQQRLSFLGRKLQADRSVLLHIKGFTDQTGNTAYNLALSRKRAENVKNYLVSQLGIPPEQILINYFGQQKSSSSGKDNPYDRRVELELFRE from the coding sequence ATGAAAAAATTACTTTTGATAAGCCTGTTTATGATCGTTCGCTTCTCTGCCCTTATGGCGCAGCAGCAGTACTACAACTGGCAAATTTCGGCAGGCATTGGTGCCATGGGCTATTCCGGAGACCTGAGCTATAAAGTAAGTTCGGCCAAAGTTAACTTCCCGGCTTACCGGCTGTCTGTGGGTAGAAATATCAGTCCGTCACTGGCCATCACGCTACAGGGAATGTATGGGCAGATATCAGCCAACGACCGGGCGAGAGACTGGCATGGCAATGTACAGACAAATAATCCTAATTTCTCCAGGGCACTTAATTTCCAGACAGATATCCGCAGTGCCGACCTGTTGCTGAGCTATCGTCTGAATAATGGCATGGTATTAAGCAAACATGCATTTTTTGCACCTTACCTTTTTGCAGGTATTGGTCTTACCAACTTTACTGTATTTGGTGATCTGTATAACGAGTCCGGACAAAAATATTATTACTGGTCTGATCAAACTATACGTAACCAGCCACAACAACCGGCAAACATAAATACAGCCCAGGTTATTTCGCAAGACGGCCGGTTTGAAACCAATTTAACCAATCTGGCTACTGAAAAAACCTATCCTACTACGGTGTGGAGTATTCCAGCTGGTGCAGGCGTAAACCTGCGGATTTCAGACAGGATAAGTGCCAATATACAAGCCGGTGCCAGTTTTGCTTTTTCAGGTTACCTGGATGATGTAAACGGAAATTACCGGAATGAGTATACAACGCCTCAGCAGGCGTATGCGGCCAATCCATCGGGTATCATCAGCGGGAGCCGGGGCAATAACAAAAATGATGTGTATTTGTCTGCGTTCGTTTCGCTGGCATATCACTTTAATTTCAAAAAGAAAGCGTTTCAAACGCCACTTGTATATACTGGCTATTCTTCTCCCCAGCCTCTTGCTTATGAAAATGATGCAAGCCAGCCGGATGATCCGTTGCCTGCCATACAAAATGCTCCAGCAATTACAAATCAGATTACTCCACCAGTAACACCGCAAGCGCCTGTACAGGCCGAATTGCAAAAAACCGGTCAGGAACCCACGAAACAAACTGTAGACATTAACTTACGGGTAATTGTAGAAAATGGAAAAACAAGCGTTGATACGATACAAATTCCTGTTTCATCATCGAATCCTACCCAGAGAATCTATACAGATAATATAAGCAGTACCAAAATTTTGTACGATAGCACAAATATCAGGCTAACAGACACATCACTGCCTCTGCAAAACAGACAGTCAATCGTTCCGCAGGACAATTCACTGCGCCAGGAAATGAACCTGATGCGGCGGGAACTGGATTCTTTAAAATCAGTTCGGCAAGTACCTGTTCCAGGATTGATGTACACCGATTCTATACAGCCCGGCAGACAGGTTGAAACGACACAGGCTTTACGAAACAATAACCCTGTTGCAGCCGGCGAAAATACCCGAATAAGGGCTTTAGAACAGGAAGTTGAAAGTTTACGGAACAGCCTGGAAAGAGAACGGACATTGAATACCAATGCCCGTACAACACCGCCTCAAGTGATCATCAGGGAAACACCAGTAAATAATTATGACCGCCGACCAGCTACCGGACTTTCTGTGGGTGTGCCTTTAATCCAGGAAAAGAATTATAGCAAAGAAGAACTTAGTGCCCTGAAAACAGAAGTTAGCAGTATTCAAACGCAGCTCGATAGCCTGCGGGCGCAAAAACAAATAGCACAGGATACAACCGTTGACTCCAGAATAGATTCTCTGATGACACTGATTAACCGGATTGAGCGCCTGAATACCTCTGCCAGCAACAGTTCCCCCTCTCCTGCTAACAATACAATAATGGGAAATGATACAACCGCCCGCCAGCTTATAGATTCGCTACAAGTGCAAATTGCCGGTTTAAATCAATCTCTGGCATCAGCTCAGGCAAAAATGGCAAAAGAGATGGATAGCCTGTCTAGTGGAGTGCCTTTATCGGCCCTGGGCAGTACAGTTATTTACTACGATATAAATGTTTCCAAGCTGAACAGTAATGATCAGCAACGCTTGTCTTTTCTGGGACGAAAGTTACAGGCCGATCGTTCGGTATTGCTGCATATTAAAGGTTTTACCGACCAGACTGGAAATACGGCATATAATTTAGCCCTTTCCCGGAAAAGAGCGGAAAATGTAAAAAATTATCTTGTTTCCCAGCTGGGCATCCCTCCTGAACAAATCCTGATCAATTATTTCGGACAGCAAAAATCGTCCTCCTCTGGAAAAGATAATCCCTATGATAGAAGAGTAGAACTGGAATTATTCCGCGAATAA
- a CDS encoding SDR family NAD(P)-dependent oxidoreductase has protein sequence MQDLSIFSLQNKLVLITGGGTGIGFEIATCMIKAGARVVITGRREEVLQEAVSQLGASAGYQVNDVADLASADSLVEEIESKYGEIDVLVNNAGVNLKKPALEVTDEEFNRIIQTNLNGVFALTRACARKMIERRKGSILMISSMAAYYGIDRVVAYAASKSAVEGMVKVLASEFSGHGVRVNAIAPGFIETAMSRKAMGGDPDRRDRALRRTPMGAFGKPDDIGWAAVFLASEAAKYITGTSLPVDGGNSIGF, from the coding sequence ATGCAAGACTTATCCATATTTTCTCTTCAGAATAAACTGGTACTCATTACCGGAGGCGGGACCGGCATTGGTTTTGAGATCGCCACCTGCATGATAAAAGCTGGTGCCCGGGTAGTAATTACCGGACGCAGGGAAGAAGTACTACAAGAAGCTGTTTCACAACTTGGCGCTTCGGCTGGGTATCAGGTAAATGATGTAGCTGATCTGGCTTCAGCCGATTCTTTGGTAGAAGAGATCGAAAGTAAATATGGGGAAATTGATGTGCTGGTGAATAATGCCGGCGTAAACTTGAAAAAGCCTGCCCTGGAAGTAACAGATGAAGAATTTAACCGCATCATACAGACTAACCTGAATGGCGTATTTGCCTTAACACGCGCTTGTGCCAGAAAGATGATTGAACGCAGGAAAGGTTCTATACTCATGATCTCTTCTATGGCGGCCTATTATGGTATTGACCGGGTAGTAGCCTATGCCGCCTCAAAATCAGCGGTAGAGGGAATGGTAAAAGTGTTAGCCTCAGAATTTTCCGGACATGGCGTACGGGTGAATGCCATTGCTCCGGGTTTTATTGAAACAGCCATGAGCCGCAAAGCCATGGGCGGTGACCCAGACCGCCGTGACCGTGCCCTGCGCCGGACTCCTATGGGCGCTTTTGGGAAACCAGATGATATTGGCTGGGCGGCTGTTTTTCTGGCTTCCGAAGCTGCCAAGTATATTACTGGGACTTCCTTACCTGTAGATGGAGGTAATTCAATTGGTTTTTAA
- the uxuA gene encoding mannonate dehydratase: protein MIQTMRWFGPHDPVSLMDIRQAGCSGVVTALHQLPVGTVWPVEEIERRKAMIEEDNNRYSALHWAVVESLPVHEDIKKGRPERSTYIENYKQSIRNLAACGIHTVCYNFMPVLDWSRTDLSYAMPDGSKALRFVWEDFAVFDLCILRRPGAEADYEPAVIEAAHKKFNRMTSEDVKELSNIVLLGLPGSEESFTLETFQQLLNEYRNISAGTLRENLHYFIQEVAPVAQEAGVNLCIHPDDPPRPLLGLPRVVSTESDLVQLMEAAPVRANGITFCTGSLGIRPDNDLPGMVKRFGERIHFIHLRSTKRELAGSMNVFHEADHLTGDVDMYAVIKEIVLEQQRRLRSGVGETSIPMRPDHGHQMLDDLHKKTYPGYSAIGRLRGLAELRGLELAILRSLQETK from the coding sequence ATGATACAAACAATGCGGTGGTTTGGTCCCCATGACCCGGTATCGCTGATGGATATACGTCAGGCTGGTTGTAGCGGGGTGGTAACTGCCCTGCATCAATTGCCAGTAGGAACAGTATGGCCGGTGGAGGAGATTGAACGGCGAAAAGCCATGATTGAGGAAGATAATAACCGGTATTCTGCTCTGCATTGGGCAGTTGTAGAAAGCCTGCCAGTGCATGAAGACATTAAAAAAGGGCGACCTGAAAGATCAACTTATATTGAGAATTACAAACAATCTATCCGGAATCTGGCTGCCTGCGGTATTCATACGGTTTGCTATAATTTTATGCCCGTACTCGACTGGTCACGAACGGATCTTTCTTATGCAATGCCTGATGGTTCCAAAGCCTTGCGTTTTGTATGGGAAGATTTTGCAGTATTTGATTTATGTATCCTTCGCCGTCCTGGGGCCGAAGCCGATTATGAACCGGCTGTAATCGAAGCGGCGCATAAAAAATTCAATCGTATGACTAGCGAGGATGTAAAGGAGCTATCCAATATAGTATTACTTGGTTTACCAGGATCGGAAGAAAGCTTTACCCTGGAAACTTTTCAACAGTTATTAAATGAGTATCGCAACATTAGTGCTGGTACATTACGTGAAAATCTCCACTATTTTATACAGGAAGTAGCCCCGGTAGCCCAGGAAGCAGGCGTAAACTTATGTATTCACCCTGATGATCCGCCCAGGCCGCTATTAGGTTTGCCACGGGTAGTTAGTACAGAATCAGATCTGGTACAACTGATGGAAGCTGCTCCGGTGCGCGCTAATGGCATTACTTTTTGTACTGGTTCTTTGGGAATACGGCCGGATAATGATTTACCGGGAATGGTTAAAAGGTTTGGGGAACGTATTCATTTTATTCATCTCCGCTCTACCAAACGTGAGCTTGCTGGCAGTATGAATGTATTCCATGAAGCCGATCATCTTACCGGAGATGTAGATATGTATGCCGTTATAAAAGAGATCGTACTGGAGCAGCAGCGCCGTTTGCGTTCCGGTGTAGGGGAAACATCTATTCCCATGCGGCCCGATCATGGGCATCAGATGCTGGATGACCTGCATAAAAAAACATATCCTGGCTATTCTGCCATTGGCCGCTTACGTGGGCTGGCCGAACTTCGTGGCCTGGAACTAGCCATTCTCCGGTCATTACAGGAAACAAAATAA
- a CDS encoding cation diffusion facilitator family transporter translates to MKTVQNFEYPPELVRDFNKAKKIEWITIVYLVITVGIMYATMGNSQAMKTAWFEDIMSLTPSISFLIASRIFTKPTNKEFPYGYHRVVSIAYLCSSLALFTVGGFLVIDSAMTLIKAERPTIGIVMLFGKTVWLGYIMILALLWGTLPAVFLGRIKLPISKKLHEKNLYTDAEMQKADWMTGVAAILGILGIGMGWWWADAVAASIISLDIIYDGFTNVKQAVFDLMNQIPKTISKRKTDPLLEKIKEILSNQNWIQDFRFRLREEGHVCFGEGFIIPKEDKNLVDQINSLEEEIQKLDWRIQEFLITPVKQLPKGG, encoded by the coding sequence ATGAAAACCGTTCAGAACTTCGAATATCCGCCAGAGCTTGTACGTGATTTTAATAAAGCCAAAAAAATAGAGTGGATTACCATAGTTTATCTGGTGATAACAGTTGGTATTATGTATGCCACCATGGGTAATTCCCAGGCTATGAAAACTGCCTGGTTTGAAGATATCATGAGCCTTACACCTTCTATATCTTTTTTGATTGCCTCCAGAATATTTACAAAGCCTACCAATAAAGAATTCCCCTATGGATATCACCGGGTTGTTAGCATTGCATATTTGTGTAGTTCACTAGCCTTATTTACAGTAGGTGGTTTTCTTGTAATAGATTCTGCCATGACCTTGATAAAAGCCGAACGGCCTACTATTGGAATTGTTATGTTATTTGGGAAAACAGTATGGCTTGGGTATATAATGATTCTGGCTTTATTATGGGGCACCCTTCCGGCCGTATTTCTGGGAAGAATCAAACTTCCGATTTCAAAGAAATTGCATGAAAAGAACCTGTACACCGATGCAGAAATGCAGAAAGCAGACTGGATGACTGGTGTAGCAGCTATTTTAGGAATACTGGGTATTGGCATGGGCTGGTGGTGGGCCGATGCGGTAGCTGCTTCCATTATTTCGCTGGATATTATTTACGATGGATTTACGAATGTAAAACAAGCCGTTTTTGATCTGATGAACCAGATTCCTAAAACCATCAGCAAACGTAAAACAGATCCATTGCTTGAAAAAATTAAAGAAATTTTGTCCAACCAAAACTGGATACAAGATTTTCGGTTTCGGTTGCGGGAAGAAGGGCATGTGTGTTTTGGGGAAGGATTTATTATTCCTAAAGAAGATAAAAATCTTGTTGATCAGATAAACTCGCTCGAAGAGGAAATCCAAAAGCTGGACTGGCGTATTCAGGAATTTCTTATTACTCCAGTAAAGCAACTGCCTAAAGGAGGATAA
- a CDS encoding PRC-barrel domain-containing protein, whose amino-acid sequence MNIGGKIIGDAQYSSVLTASSLKGTNIINNQDENLGEIKDIMIDLLSGNVAYVVVSFGGFLGMGNKLFALPWEAFVIDEKKEKVVVNIDKQVLENAPGFDKDAWPKSTDRNFIGQVYSHYGYKPYWERDRDFFTKDRAGNRIDYNYNAGTSSSSLGVL is encoded by the coding sequence ATGAATATTGGAGGAAAAATTATTGGAGACGCTCAGTACAGTAGTGTGTTAACCGCTTCATCTTTAAAAGGTACCAACATTATCAATAATCAGGACGAAAATCTGGGTGAGATCAAAGACATTATGATTGACCTGCTCTCTGGTAATGTAGCCTATGTAGTAGTGTCTTTTGGGGGCTTTCTAGGAATGGGAAACAAACTGTTCGCCTTGCCCTGGGAGGCGTTTGTAATAGATGAGAAAAAAGAAAAAGTAGTAGTTAATATTGATAAACAAGTGCTGGAAAATGCACCTGGTTTCGATAAAGATGCATGGCCGAAGTCAACAGACAGAAACTTTATCGGACAAGTATATTCTCATTACGGTTATAAACCGTATTGGGAAAGAGACAGAGATTTCTTTACAAAAGACCGGGCAGGAAACCGGATAGATTATAATTATAATGCCGGAACAAGCAGCAGTTCTTTAGGCGTATTATAG
- a CDS encoding SGNH/GDSL hydrolase family protein: protein MRFIFSALFSLCFNSLLTCIPHTLFAQALALAEAKECRERQGLPNFFRKLESHKPVTIAYFGGSITEAGKGWREQSTAWFQKKYPKAKISAVNAAIGGTGSDLGVFRLQQHVLAHHPDLVFVEFAVNDAGRKPEDIYKSMEGIVRQIWQQNNTTDICFVYTLTADMAPTLQEGKFPQAASAMERIADYYQIPSVHMGLEVVKLAKNNELVFKGKPEDFPGKLVFSGDNVHPYPQTGHKLYTEALVRSLPALAITKRNFAHTLEKPFVANNWERAKMIPVKEATFSRGWQVIAANTDTVARQLQNQFSYLIKAEQPGETITIRFKGTRFGLYDVMGPGCGQYEIKVDGNPAILRARFDAFSTYYRANYFFLPDMEDTLHTIELTVSAKIMDKAAILAKRSTTIDNPAKYTSHACYASQLMIIGELVK from the coding sequence ATGAGATTTATCTTCTCTGCCTTATTTTCGCTTTGCTTCAACAGCCTGTTAACTTGTATACCCCATACTCTTTTTGCGCAGGCGCTTGCATTGGCAGAAGCGAAAGAATGTAGAGAAAGGCAAGGATTGCCAAATTTCTTCAGGAAACTGGAGAGCCATAAACCAGTTACCATTGCCTATTTTGGAGGAAGCATTACAGAAGCTGGTAAAGGCTGGCGGGAACAATCTACCGCCTGGTTTCAGAAGAAATACCCAAAGGCAAAAATTAGTGCAGTAAATGCAGCTATTGGCGGTACTGGCTCTGATCTGGGTGTTTTCAGGTTGCAACAGCATGTGCTGGCACATCATCCGGATCTGGTATTTGTGGAATTTGCCGTAAATGATGCCGGAAGAAAGCCGGAAGATATTTACAAAAGTATGGAGGGAATTGTACGGCAGATCTGGCAGCAAAATAATACCACCGATATTTGCTTTGTATATACCCTTACAGCGGATATGGCACCCACCCTTCAGGAAGGAAAGTTTCCACAGGCTGCTTCTGCGATGGAACGAATCGCTGACTATTATCAGATACCTTCTGTACACATGGGCCTGGAAGTGGTAAAGCTGGCAAAAAACAATGAATTAGTTTTTAAAGGAAAGCCTGAGGATTTCCCTGGTAAGCTGGTATTCTCCGGAGACAATGTACACCCTTATCCTCAAACCGGGCATAAATTATACACAGAAGCTTTAGTAAGATCCTTACCGGCTTTAGCTATAACAAAACGAAATTTTGCACATACACTCGAAAAGCCTTTTGTGGCTAATAACTGGGAGCGGGCAAAAATGATTCCGGTAAAAGAAGCTACCTTCTCCAGGGGCTGGCAGGTGATAGCTGCCAATACCGATACTGTAGCCCGGCAATTACAAAATCAGTTTTCCTATCTTATTAAAGCCGAGCAGCCTGGAGAAACTATAACCATCCGGTTTAAAGGTACCAGGTTTGGTTTATATGACGTGATGGGTCCGGGCTGTGGCCAGTATGAAATAAAAGTAGATGGAAACCCGGCTATTCTGCGTGCTAGATTTGATGCGTTTAGTACCTACTACCGGGCTAATTATTTCTTTTTGCCAGACATGGAAGATACCCTGCATACCATCGAATTAACCGTTTCCGCAAAAATTATGGACAAAGCTGCCATTCTTGCCAAACGGAGTACTACTATAGATAATCCGGCAAAATATACAAGTCATGCCTGTTACGCCAGTCAGTTGATGATCATAGGAGAGTTAGTAAAATAG
- a CDS encoding MFS transporter: MQNNSKSIIADKLVLSESKVLRCIVFFYLYLMQGVPAGFALTAIANYLIAEGQSAQAVGKFVAIVGLPWSLQFLWGPFIDSFQHSLLGQRRPWILFSQVLSFIASLALLLVKSPVEQVELLSFSFFAHSMFASLQDASVDAMAISMTPVTDRGRINACMRGGMLIGTSLGAGIMAIVMHSFGFFEAALLQSVFLGVFTIITFLSGRKKQMRSFGNFLREKLRPTKAYLNKS; encoded by the coding sequence GTGCAAAACAACAGCAAATCCATTATAGCAGACAAGCTTGTATTGAGTGAAAGCAAAGTGTTGCGTTGCATCGTTTTCTTTTATTTATATCTGATGCAAGGCGTGCCAGCCGGATTCGCCTTAACAGCCATAGCTAATTATTTGATTGCAGAGGGTCAATCGGCACAGGCTGTGGGTAAATTTGTTGCTATTGTTGGCCTTCCCTGGTCATTGCAATTTTTGTGGGGCCCTTTTATCGATAGTTTTCAGCACTCTCTTCTGGGGCAACGCAGGCCATGGATATTATTTTCCCAAGTGCTATCCTTTATTGCATCTCTGGCTTTGCTGCTGGTGAAAAGTCCGGTTGAACAGGTAGAATTACTGTCTTTTAGTTTTTTTGCACATAGTATGTTCGCTTCCTTACAAGATGCCAGTGTAGATGCTATGGCCATAAGTATGACACCAGTAACAGACCGGGGTAGGATAAATGCATGTATGCGTGGCGGAATGCTGATTGGCACTTCTCTGGGTGCAGGAATAATGGCCATTGTGATGCACAGTTTCGGATTTTTTGAAGCTGCCCTCTTACAATCCGTTTTCTTAGGCGTCTTTACCATTATTACTTTTTTATCCGGGAGAAAAAAACAGATGCGCTCCTTTGGAAATTTTCTCAGGGAAAAGCTGAGACCAACCAAGGCTTACCTGAACAAAAGCTAG
- a CDS encoding NmrA family NAD(P)-binding protein — translation MAIQNGIPSEQPTIILAGATGDLGGRIAKSLRQRGANVRAIIRSGSANGEATALQQLGVSMVEVDFNNPSDLIKACKDGSCVVSALSGLHEVIVDVQTMLLQAAIEAGVPRFIPSDYAIDFTRLPKGTNRNLDLRQEFQERLNRAPIQATSVLNGMFMDLLTGQAPFILFDLKRVLYWEDADQLLDFTAIDNTAEFTAAAALDPSTPRYLRIAGETVSARQLKEIVNEVTGKKFRLFKAGRLKRLNTLIKVTRTVVPEKEEVFPPWQGMQYMYNMFSGIARLEPLDNNRYPDIQWTPIREVLAKRS, via the coding sequence ATGGCCATACAAAACGGAATTCCTTCAGAACAACCAACAATCATTTTAGCAGGTGCTACGGGAGACCTGGGTGGGCGAATTGCCAAATCATTACGGCAAAGAGGAGCTAACGTACGAGCGATTATCCGCTCTGGAAGTGCTAATGGTGAAGCTACGGCACTACAACAGCTGGGAGTTTCGATGGTTGAGGTGGATTTTAATAACCCTTCCGATTTGATAAAAGCATGTAAAGATGGTTCTTGTGTTGTTTCAGCTTTATCAGGCTTACATGAAGTAATAGTTGATGTACAAACAATGCTTCTCCAGGCAGCCATCGAAGCAGGCGTACCTCGTTTTATTCCTTCCGACTATGCCATCGATTTTACCAGACTTCCCAAAGGCACCAACCGCAACCTCGATTTACGGCAGGAATTTCAGGAACGCCTCAACCGGGCACCTATTCAGGCTACTTCTGTACTAAACGGCATGTTTATGGATCTGTTAACCGGGCAAGCTCCTTTTATTCTTTTCGATCTCAAACGTGTTTTGTATTGGGAAGACGCAGATCAACTGTTAGATTTCACAGCCATTGATAATACGGCTGAATTTACTGCTGCAGCCGCTCTCGACCCTTCTACACCGCGTTATCTGCGGATTGCCGGGGAAACGGTGAGTGCCCGGCAATTAAAAGAAATTGTAAATGAGGTAACCGGAAAGAAATTCCGCTTGTTTAAGGCAGGCCGTCTGAAAAGACTGAATACACTCATCAAAGTTACCCGTACGGTTGTGCCTGAGAAGGAAGAGGTTTTTCCACCCTGGCAAGGTATGCAATACATGTACAATATGTTCAGCGGAATTGCCAGGCTGGAGCCACTCGATAATAACCGCTATCCTGATATCCAGTGGACGCCGATAAGAGAAGTACTTGCAAAGCGTTCATAG